The segment ATGGGCTCACCTGTGATTTCAGACCTTCCAGGTAACCTCCAAGGACCCAATCCACCTACGAGTGACCAGACACGGTAAGTGCACAGGGGAAATGTTACATACAATGGGCTGATGAGATTGTTAAAGATAGCATTGAGACACTGCATGGGAGCATGGACTAACTCTGCATCCCAGTTTCACCCTAACCAAGAGCTGCTGATTTTCAAACCCTGGCTCTGACTCAGTTTCATCATCCATAACCGAAACTAAGAACACAGTATAGCCTGCCATCTCACTGTCTTGAGCATTACAATCTGCACATTTAATAATGCAGACTAATGCACATTATTTTGAAAAGGTTTGGTTGTTTTCACAGTCTGTATTCGGCCCACAGTGTTGGTTATTTTGTGTAGACCCAGACATAACTTACCACAAGTGAAACTATGTGGAGTATGAAACCCCCATTAAgccactgtatattttactattattcCATGAATATtgtacaacaacagcaacaatccCTCTGTAGACTCTCTACATTTACAATAATCCTGTAGACATTTTGGTACCTGGGTTAGATTAGTCTACTCTAACTGAGAGCAAATAAACATGGAAAGTGAGGAAGAGGAATGCTTGCCACTTAGCCGGGCAAATGTGGTTTTACTAACACTGAGGTTACAGCTACATGTGGACATatgaaaaccaaagaaaatatTGACCAGGTTGAAACAGTATTTGAATACTATTACTAGTATATACCCAAATCAGTCAAACAGATCATGCTGGACCACCTGGGTAGGCCAAAACCCTCCACTAGAAATGCCGCGGGAACATGGGGAAGGAGAGTAAGAATTTGAACGGGAAAGTACAATACTTtgtattcaaaataaaaatagtccCAGCACTCAGTGCTCTCTAGCTGTCATAGACTGTATTCATTTGACGTACGCTGTGTGACACTGAGGTTAGGTAttgttgtgtcttttgtgtATAGCACAGCTAAAatcacaccccccccccccctccctctgtgtcCTCAGCTGGCCACATATCCTTCCTCAAGATAAATGATGacatctgaaaacaaaagttGTCCTCTTTTCCAACCGCTAGCCTTACCAAACAATCGTAGAGTCGGGTTCCTTACTCACCCCTCTGGTGTTTGGCTTTCATGAGGTGGTGTCATTTTAGAGTTGTCCTCTCACTCCCCTCTTGGCACCCAGCGCTTGTGACACACTcctgttttattcagaaaacAATCTGACCTGATCACTATCCATGTGGAGGTTTTTATctttgagggttttttttttcctgtcttgaGTCGTCCATCTTTTTTATTCTATtcaagcttttttctttttatgaagaGAGTGAGTCAAATGCTGTTAGACTGTTGCAATTCAGAAGCTATTTCTTCGACAAAAGGCCACATTTACTGAGGACATAATTGCTAATCAATTGGGGAAGAAAAGTGTTGTGTAACCTACCcatgaaataacaataagatTTATGGTCAGGTCATTAAAAAAATGGATTATTCTATTACAGCCCCACCAGTTTAATTGTGAGCTAATATTTGCTGTAGTGGCAGCTGTGTTATCCAATAGGCCTCAGTGTTGAGTAGAATTTTCTGATGTTTCTGCAGAGAGCGAATGAAGGCTATGGAGCAACAGATTGCCAGCTTGACTGGTCTTGTTCAGCATGCACTTTTAAAGGGGCCAAACACTAGTGGCACCAAGGAGCCTCTAAGGTAAGCAATCACAGTATAGGGCAGAGTGAGGCATCAGGGGAAATGGAGTTTCAAATGAAAAGCCTAGCCATCCAGCCAGAGTGGAAAAGATAAAGTATCCCTTCTATTATGGCCATATCAAACATTGAGGTCAAATAGCATCTGGTGAAGAGGAAACAGGTTTGACTGTGAATCTGATATTGAAGTAATTTGCTCTCTAGATCAATGGCCACTGTGTATGGTTTATCTGGCTGCATTTCACCTCTTTGCATTTCAATCTTCTCTGTGGAGAGcttgtgtaaatgtttgctTGACAGTGTAAACGGTCTGAGTCAAGTGAATTTGTGTGTTCTGATGCAATGCTGATGAACTTTGTTAACCTCATTAACATCATTTTAACCTCTCTGGTTTGTCAGTGTTTCCTATAATACTTTGCTGCTAATACTAACCTGTAAATCTAAAGTGTccaaaaatcttttctttttatgatcAAAAACCTGCTCTTACAAAATTTTCTCTGGCAACAGTGAGAGACCACCAAAGACATCATCTCCTGCCCACAGTGCAAATAGCTCAGGTTAGTATCACTGTTACTCTGTAcaatttctttacttttttttttttttatatataaacaagAGATTTAGCACCATAATGTCTTGTGCAGACAAGCCCACACATCAGTGTCAGTCAGCACTCTGCAATGAGCAGTGCTGCAGGGCGGGAAAACAAAGTCGGGTTTCTTTGCTTGTCAGCGGCTCATATTTCCTCACAGTCCTTTCCCCCCGTACATCTAGTTTAATAGTAGTTAAGAGGAGAGAGCCAGCACAGCTAACACAAGCCCCTCAGAGCACTTCTTAAAACAAGACACCATTACTTCTCAAGCCTGCCAGGATGATTCAGCGATTCAATCTTTGCTTCGCAGCTCTGTGGCCAGATCTAGGTTTGATAAAAAGGCCAACCACACCAGCGGCACAGAGAAAACCCAACTCTATTTATGTGTCTTGGGAGTTAATCTCATGTCTCATGACACATTTCTAATGTAGCTTTTGGAGAGATTTACTTGTCATGTTATGCTTGAGTGTGAGTCTTCAAAATCAGAAGAATCAGCAGCaatggctttttctttttttttttttttttttttggagtcaCATTCTCATTTGTGTCACCACACAGCCTGCACCCTTTTTTGATGGACCTTATGTTCTCAAGGCTCAAAACACAAGCACCAGTGTACTTTGTGCAACCTGCACTTCAGGTCTAGGCAGTCGTCAGGTAATATGCAAGTCAGAGAGAGTGAATAGGCCTTTGGGATTATGAAGAcaaaagtttgttgttttacttccCAGCAGAAAGAGAGTGTTTGTGGCACAGGAACTTATCGGTACACTCTGGACATTCCCCTGGCTTATTGTGTAACTCACAGGCAGAGACTCTACTTTCTCTAATAGACTTGGTGCTTCTGAGGTTAAAGGATTGGTTCTccaaaattacaaaacaaatattttttgcagatagttttggttttatttgtccaTGTATTGAGATATCCATATTTGGGATTCATGCCTCAAACCCAATTTAATGGAGGTTAATGAATTTGCGGTGTCCACAGCTATGAAAAATGATATGTGaaaaatgcaacacaaacatgtctttgCATAAACAATTTTTCAGTTCCTGTGGATAATGCACACTTCTTAGAACTACTTTCCATAAGATATAGTCCTTTGGAAAACCTGTTATACTTGTTCTGTAGATTATCTAGAGTAATACCCACATTAGTTTCTGGAATAAGAGTTGTTTctgtaaaagtaaaaccaaaactaaattTATCTAGACGTAAATGAAAAAACGTTGAGTtgtcatttaaatgaattaaagccAAAgagttaatgtttttaattcaaactgCTCTGTGGTTTCGAGTCCATTTATCTACAGATTTAAATGAACTCCTTCATAAAACCATCATCTGTGTGTAGATGATAACTAAAGttcaaaaagtcaaaagttACAGGCGAGATTCTGAAAatggatttaattaaattattattgttgttggcCATTTAGGGACTAGCACCCAAACCACAAATAGTAGCTCTCTTGGTTTCAACCTCTTCTGAAATCTGTTGACAGACATTTCAGAGGTGCAGCCAGTATAtctgtgtttattgtgcagGCAAAAAGACAGCCACACAGAGTTCAGGCATTCATTTCTAAATGTTAGGGCTATTAAGTCAGACCAGCGTGTTACCAGGAGAAATTGTCTTTGCAGACATGTAAAATCAAACCAGTATTTTGCAGACCAAAGTCAGACTTGATGGTAGCATGAGGGTTTGGAAAAGAACAACACTGTCCACTCACACTAAGGGGAGAGTTATCTTTTTATTTGAGTTTGTCCTTGATCAATAATAGTAGGTCTAATTTCTACTGTAATGGAATAATATTGGCTGTTATAAATGGTGATATGTATGGTGTCTGAAGTGTTCCTAGGATATTTGCATCAGCagataaatgaacacattttcatttcgAGTACGGTTTGGAATTCTTTTTATCTTGGCTCAGGTGGTTCTCCGGTCTTAGCTCCCAAGAGCAGTGCCACCCCTTCGGACAAGGGTACAGTTCCTCTCAAACTCAATCTCCTGCAGTTCAGGAAGAATGTTTCTGACCTCAGGATGCAGCTTCATCAGATGAGACAACTGCAGGCAAGACCTCTCaccttttaattaatttagagCGTGGTAGTCCCCGTTCGGATGTCCACCTATGGGAATGCATGCGAGGGACTGTGAACCTTAATGGTATCTAGCTAGACCGAGCCCGGCAATATTACATTCCACTGTGTGTTTCCCTGCAGCTCCAGAACCAGGAGGCATTACGGTTTCAGCTCAAGCGGGCCGAGCAGGAAATCAGCGTTAAACTTGCAGAGGCCATGCGGCGCCTGGAGGACCCTGTCCAGAGGCAGAGAACTTTAGTAGAAGAGGACAGGCACAAGTACTTGGGCCTGGAGGAGCACGTCCTCACACAGCTCAGGTAAGACTGAGCCCTGTCCTCACTAGATCGACTTCCAGGAGAGCCTTTATATCAGGCTCGTGTATTTCCTTATTGAATGTTTCTTCTTAGTAGTTTTTCACTCCTTGCATAAGAGTTGCAGAGCTTGATGATGAggtaattaaatttttttaaccCCCCTCCCCTTTGAAAAGCCAACGCCCTCTGAACTGCAGTGCACAGGTTGATACAGGCAAGTGGTGCCTGCCTCCGAGAGACAGAAATATAGAACAAAGGACTCAACTGTGGGGTAATTACTCACTATTGTGCTCCTATTTTAATTCACTTGCAGAATCTTGCCAACAGGGAGCTGTAATTGAATCCTTTTTATTTGGATGTTTACAGGCAAGGTCAAACAGCATTGTTATGCTAGATAGtggtgaacatacagtatgctcCAATAAACGCCATGATAGCAGTTTGTGGAGAAATGAAGAGGCAAGTAGGTGGATTAAGCTCTCTGTTGCTCTTGGTATCGAGCCAGTTGTGAGTCAGCAAAACATGACTGCTGACACTTTAAATAAGGGTAGGTAATTAGGGCTGCTTGGCTTTAAGACCATAGGGGAGACTGTGGTGTGAAAACCACTGCCCTctaaagaggaaaagaggaaaactaaATCTATCGTGACCTACGGGGCACATTGtgttacattttacacaattcTGTGGCTCACTACATTCACTTGTGAAGTGTCACCACTGTATGTGGCATAGTTTGCAAGTAATCCAACAATAGCAACACTCGAAAAAGCCAAGAAATAAATCAATGCCAGGACTATTAAACATGATCATCTGGCTTCTATTGATGGTGGCGACAAAGCTTCCacaaagcaaaaatacaaaGCATTTATCCAGCGCCACAAAAGCGCTTGGAAATGAGTTGTCATCTCAAAGCTATGTCAGGATTTCTTTATCTTTAGTTATATGCTTTAGATCCAATTCTGTAAGCATTCACTTGCTAGcagtaatttacagtatatgaaagAGAATACAAAAGGCACAGGGGGGGGGTATCTAATTCCATGACGTTTGCCTTGTTTACTCTGACACACTGAGATATTAATTTTCGAGACATTTagcatctgtttttttctgtgggtATAAAAAAGGGAAACTATGTTTCCTTTGTCCTCAGCTGGAATTTCCCATCATCATTCCTATTACCAACAGGCCTTGGCATAGCAGGGCATTTAACACACCGTCTCCTTGTTGCCTTTCCCTCTCCCATTAGGGGACTTCTATAAAAGACTGTTTCTCAAGGGTACCTGACCACAATGAAACACCATTTTCGTCCCTCTCATGCAATCCAGCACTGCACACAATGTTATCATTCGCCACATTTCCCCTTGGAGCAGGCCGTTTTCTCGAGCACTGGGATGGCTATGAAGAAGCGCGATATGTTTTCTATGTGAGGAAGtgctctgtcacacacaaaaaaaaagctctcaTTCAGTGTGTAAACATCTGCGGTTTTGGGATGAGATTCAATCCAATCTAGTCTTAGTAATCCAGTTTAGTACGGAGAGTTCATTTCAGAGTGACTGTTTATCCCATAcagacatattttacatatgaTCCCATTTTCACCTTGTTTTTATCAAATCACGGTCCTAAATCTGCTCTCACCTTTATACAGTCAGTCACTTCATAACCTTGAATATAAATGATTTTGTCATGCCCCCTGGTGTTTGTAaggagtaaataaaatgtaaagtcCTCATGATCCGtctgtttttactgcatttctCTTACATTAAAATTGTGCCAGGTACATTAATGTCAGgaacaaatattaataaatacaattaacaaTTATCAGTGATGATTATCAGTGAAGCCATTGTATTTTCTGTCCACTGACTATTTTTTCTGATCTTCAGATTAATTTTCCATTGTCTTTTTGTGGTATACATGCAGCACAATGTTCTTGTTCTGTGCATTAGATATAGGAAAACTGTTTTCACTCAAACTCTAATTACtttgttctctgtttgtttctgcagtgaGCTGGAGCTGTTTGTAGCTTCTCTGCAGAAGGACTCAGCAGCAACACACAGAGTGGTGACCCTGAAGGATGTGGAGGAGGGAGCCGTGACACTGAGGAAGGTGGGAGAATCTCTGGCAGGGCTCAAAGGTAAGATGGTAATATTCGTACTACTGGGGACACTAGTGTTTTTCTAGAAGTTACTGTTCAGTAATGTGACATACATTAGTGTAGCATACAGTAGCTTAGTCTTCTATGTTATTGTCTTTACCAGAGAGAtgctaatacacacacacaatatatcATGATGTATTAAATAGTCAACATGATGTTCAAAGCAGTAAATCGTATGCTGTGTTGCACAAATTATTCATTTGACTTCATTTGATTTTGAGAAGAATACCATGATAAAATTCCTTTTgaagtacatacagtaaaagatTATATCAGATAACTATCAGATAACTATTCAAAGGTGTCAGTGTATCCCACTGAACATCTAACATTGGTAATAAGCTGGTAACCCTCTCATTGCAGTCTAAATGTTATTGTGATGCTTTCACACACTATAATGATTAACAGTGCAGGCAGTTAAAATACTGCTGtaatcagaaaaagaaatgccaTTGAAAATAATGTTCCTAAACAAGCTGTTTACAAAATATTTGCATGTCTCTTTGCGTAGGAGAGTTCCCAGCCCTACAAACCAGGATGCGAGCTGTGCTCAGGGTGGAAGTGGAAGCTGTAAAGTTTCTGAAGGAGGAGCCACATAAACTGGACAGTATGCTGAAAAGGGTCAAGAGCCTGACTGACACACTCAGCAGTCTGAGAAggtaaaggaaagaaaatgtagagaaaaaaatgtcaaaggaGATAAAGTAGGCATCGGGAGAGGAGGCTGCTATAGTATGGGGGATAAGAGTGGGAGAGAAcagaagatgaaaacagaaagcagtcTCCACTGCTACTCATTGAGGCCTGTGATGTGGGAGATTGTACTATGTGATGATAGTGGCAAGGCAGCCTTCATCTTTTCAAAGAGGTCATTCCATGTGGACAGAGCAGTATGACGTCCAGCTTGATTTACTTCCATCGCCTTCACTGAACCGATAAGTGAATTAATTTGGTGGACACTGCAGCTCctcatttccatttaaatatgTCACAGATACCAAACTCACTCCAGACTTTTCGCCCCGTCTTGCCCTCCACTACTCACTCGTCTTTCATCTGAAACATGTGCGGTTGCCAAACCATAGGACACATTGTCATAACTTTTTGTTCTTACCCCTCACATTGGAGTATGAACATTACTTGACAGCATTATTataaagtttgatttatttttaaattggatggaacatcaacatgtttttgcaTACTAATACGACTTTGGTTGTGAAATCGGTCCAGGTCAGGTTTAGATTTAAACCCAAGAGTGTATAttttttgcctgtgttttcCACATTGTTTGAATCACACACTGTTTCCCCCCCCTCTCTGCAGATGTGCTACTGAGGGTCCTCAGAAAGGACCGGATCCTTCTGCTAATGTCTCAGTGGAAAACAGCGCTCCAGCTGAGGTCCCTGCAGAAGTTCCCTCAGCAATAGTCCAGCCTGGCTCCACCTCAGCCCCACTTGAGCCCCAGAACTCCACCATCAGATCAGAGGTTATGCCTTCCTCCCCAGTGGTCATTCATCATGTCCAGAGCTCCCCGGTCCACATGCACCAGTCCCAGCAGTCTGCAGCCTTAACTGCTCAGCCCAGTCCCCCATTGACCCCCAGCCCCACTCAGGTTTCTAATCCAAACCCTTGCAAGAGTCGAGGCAGGGAGTCTCCTAAAGGGGGCGCCTCCGAATCCCAGAGTCCCACATTTCATAAGAAGGCACAAGGGAATAATGTCAATGGAACTACCAGCACGGACCTTGTCATagaggagctgcagagcagTCAAGACAAGAGCAAAAACAGAGCCATGTTCATAGAGGTATAGTTGTTTACCCAACCAGAAGCATATGGTCCTTTTCTTAATCTCACATAGTAAAGCTGTGGTCAGATCGTGGGGATATCCTTCCCACTACATTCATTTAAATCTCTGAATTAATAATGTTCATCTCTGAAACTTACAGGCAGCGGAGAAGGAGtgggaagagaggagacaaaacatGAGTCATTACGATGGAAAAGAGTTTGAGAAGATCCTTCTAGAGGCCCAGGCCAACATGATGAAGGGCATTCCCAGCATAGAGGCAGAGGAGAGCCCAGCACTGCCACTCGCTGCCACCGGAGAACAAGCTCACATCCAAAATCTTGTGGATTCACCTTCAACAGGTACAACTTTAGCTTTAACTTACTACACAGGCACATTTTACACGTTTTACTATACAGTGTCCAAATTATTCCTACATAATTTAAATGATCTTTATGACAGAAGAGCCCCAGTCTGAGCGTCACTCAGACAAACCAGCCAAGAAGGGGGCTGAGAAGCTCCCTAAGACTATGATGGAGAAACAAGCCAAACCTGTACTGGAGAAGCTTTCCAAGACAGCCACAAAGCCTGCACCCCTTGACAGTTTTACTAAGCAGGGGTTTGAAAAGTCCAACAAgtccccaccaccacctcctccaagAAAAACCTACTCCAGCTTGAGCTCAGGCTTGACCACAACCCGCTCTGGTGAAGTGGTCTACACCAGCAGGAAGGACAGCGTCTCAGCTCAGGTCAGTCTGGTCAGTGGTTGTTCGGtggtcaaacagcagctgcagattGTTTTCTCATTCTCTATTCTTGTATTGTCAGTGGAAGAAAAGTCTTCTCTTTGTAACTATTCACATTTCTTTGCATCTTgcagtttgcatgtttgtttttaaattcacagtttCAACACGGAGAGCTTTCCCAGCAGTGCACAGTGCAAGTTTACCAAGTAAAGACCAAAGAGGCTGTTTGCAGAACTGAAAGGAAGCGAAAAATAACTAATCCAAAACTTGAAAAGAGAAACTCACCACTACCTCTATAGCtaacaaatgaacacatttcatgcacacaaaaaagGCAAATTAGAGCTGCATGATTTATGACTTTGTCCCAGACCTTTATGCATCACAAACATGAGAGGGAGCGCTCTGTTGAATCTGACCCTACAGTTGTCTTAACCTTTAAAGCATTTTGGTGTATGACCTAgaaaattaaagattaaatcaTTCTACAGGAGGGTGAAGAAGAAGTCCTACCTCCCACTCCGCAACCCAAACCTGCCAAGGTTCCACCGGAGACCAAGCCCAAGCCTGCTACTCCTCCCCCAGTTACTGCCTCTGTTACcaatgaagaggaggatgaaggggACAAGATCATGGCAGAGCTCCAGGTTAGACGCATATGTACATTCAAGCACTCACACAAACATTCCCTGAAGCACATTAATTAGAGTGTGTGAAGGTGTCTGTCTGGATTTTTCGATGTTCTGCATTGTGGAAGTGGGTTGCCTTCATGTGGTGATTGACTTCCTCAGAAGTGGCAAAGGATAGGCACTGACAGCTGCCAAAagagttctttcttttttctctttgatttgaaattcagttttgttAGGTGTGGGGTCTAGGTGGCAGTGGTCGAGATACTCAAATTCCCTCCCTCCCCAAAATCTTTGTCCCCATTTCCCCTCACTTTTCTCTTCAGGTTTTCCAGAAGTGCACAGTTAAGGATGTAGTGGTGAAAAATTTGGTAGAGCCCACCACTCGAATTGAACCACAAATCAGAGAACTAAGACCAGGGGCCTTATTGccccaaaaagagaaaaaggtaaaatataTGTCGCCGTGCAGCTGCCCAGCTAACTGCCTGCCTCTGCCAACTGTCTGACACAATCAAAGGCTGTGTTCTAACCATTCTACAACTTTTGCATCCTTGCTTTGGCTCGAGAGAAACCTGTAACAGCTGCCTCCAAAAACCTCCTTTCCTTGCTGCCTcattttctttacctcttttGATTCTGCTGGACATCACAGCTCGAACATCTTCAGGATTAAGTCTGCATAAAGATATGCCTCTCAAAAGATGCTGTGTCTTTCGTGTGCCTGGACCAGACAACTATGTGTTTTGCCActgatttaattttcatttgtcttttttctccaAATCAATAAAGACCTCagcactgtattttattatttaaatcgTCTTGTGTCTTTCTTTAATGACATGTCTTCATACGAAATCAACAAAGCAAATATTTCTCAAATGATTAACAATTgagagaaacaacattaaaattcCCTTTGTACTGTAGGCACAACCTGTTTTTGCAGACTTGGTTCACTAGAGGTCAGTCTGACCACTTTGCATGCTCTTTCCCTCACTTATACTTTCCTGagaaattacttttttgtttttctatgtctTTGCACAACTTTACCCCAGTTTTCTTTCCTAGCTTTAAACCCGTGTAACCACTAcaatgctgtatttttttacatttaggtaAATTCATAAGACACGGAAGTTCAAATGCAACAAATTTGACTAGTTCACAGCTGAGATTTGAAATATACAGAGGTGTACGATGACTAGTGGTACTGTAAGCTAGTAcctaaatattaaaacattaatgatgGTAGTTTTTCAGAGACTGTAGCCCAAATTATTTTACTAAATAGTGAAAGTAGTGTTACAGTAGTGTCTACAGTACACAATGTTTgaacaagagaagaaagaatatatataaaagtgaATGCACTAGAAAACATAATCTAAATGTAGAATTGTTAACTTTACCAAGCACAAAAAAATAAGCAACATTTTAGCAGAGTTTAAACTACTTATAGTCATAGCTTACAAAGAGTTAAAAGGTAATTGCCCTCTGCAGTGTGGGCACTGTGGATGCTACAGCAGTCATATACAGCCCCCTGGCACACCAGTTGCACAGTAATATTATTCCCTCACACACTGTTCTAGCAGAGTTCAGAGCCCAGTCAGGAGGATAAAGATCCAGACACTGATGAAAATGGGAATACTACTATGAGACAGAGCCAAGGGGTATGTATGCCATTTAGTTATTACACTATATTCATGCATAGTTAATGCAGTGTATATTCTAGAGTAATTTTAAAGTTGGAAATTATGtgataattgtttttttatttcacaatcaCAGGTCATATACTATGTGACTGGCCAGATTCACAAAGATCATCCATCATTGTCAGGAACGGAGGAATCCACTGAACATCGAGAGCCCACACAGACTTCAACACAGGTGTCAAATGTCAATGTTAATGACAGTTCTCCAAGCCAGGAAAATCAGCAGCAGCCAAAGCCTACATCACCCAACTCACCTCCACCAATAACACCTCCACCTATATCACCTAAGCCTGTGGGACTGAATGGAATCAAACTTCCAAAGAAGCACATTAAACGCTCGGAGTCCTTGAAGACAAGTGCAGAAATGGAGAAGGGAAAAATCctcaacaaaataaacactgaaaagaaaagtaaaatcatTCAGGAGCATGTTTCTTCCAGGAAGAATAAAATACATGAGCCTACGGTAACTACAATAACCAGTAAGCCTAAAGGTTCTGTTGCTCCACCTAAAAAGGCTTCTAGGGAGGATAGTGATCCATATAAGGCTTTTAGTAATGAGAGCGATGAGGGGGCTAGTCTTAGTCCGGATTTACCTGGAGAGGAggcacctccacctccagacaACATAGCATTTATGATCACTAACACCAAAGTCCAGGCACTGTCTTGTGGCGAATACCAGGAACTGGTCAATGCCAAGAAGGGAAGTGTCCAGACAGTTACTGTAGGTGGTGCCACAAACAGGGGGAATGTCACAGCAGATTCCACTGCACCACAGGATAATGGCTTTACCAAGAAGCCCGTCATCATCATTTTTGATGAGCCCATGGACATCCGTTCTGCTTACAAGCGCCTGTCCACCATCTTTGAATGTGAAGAGGAACTGGACAGGATGCTAGCAGAAGAGCGCATCgaggaggagagtgaggagtCGGACACAGAGAGGAGTGGTGGGCTGCAGGTAAAAGCTGGAGAGACTGAGATGACGGATGGCACAAAGGTCAGCTCTTCAAAAAGTTCTGCTGATCTTGTTAGCTTATCATCCTCATCTTCGTCTTCAATATCTGAAATAACAGATGGTGGAATAAACTTGGAGTCAAATGGAGATGCCAAGCAGGATGGTAAGAAgaagttcaagttcaagtttcCCAAGAAACAGCTGGCGGCACTTACCCAGGCGATTCGCACGGGCACCAAGTCAGGAAAGAAGACTCTACAAGTTGTTGTGTATGAAGACGAGGAGGAATCAGATGGAACTGTCAGGCAGCATAAAGAAGCAAAGAGATTTGAGATTACACGCTCAAAATCTTTGGCAGAAACCTCCAAGGCAGCAGGCTCAGCTATGCTCAAGAGGCAGAACTCGGACTCCTCCTGCAGGACCGATGAAATCCGAAAGAGCACATACAAAACACTGGACAGCCTAGAACAAACCATCAAGCAGCTTGAGAATACAATCAGCGAGATGGGACCATGCTCCCCCGAGGAGCAAGTTTCTACAGAGGAGGCTAAAGCAACAAATAGGAAAACCTCAGAAGGAGTAGGGCTGAAGAGgtcttcctctctccctgcGTCTAGAGGGTTAGGTCCTACGGTACCCAGCAAAAATTCTTTGCAGAAGAAGAGTAAACCTCAGCTCCTTCCTCGCCCTGTAGTCATCCCTACTACCAACACTACGACCACCTCAACTACTGTCCCCAGTGCCCCCAGCATCATACAACAGGTCTCTCTCTAGCTCTTGCTGCTCCGGGAGGCTTTGGGTCCTTCTTTATTGTTTCCAACCTACCTTCACTTCAACCCTAACCACTGATACGACAGATTATTAATCCACAGGTGCTTTGAAATATTGGAAATGTCCCCCGTGGCTTTCTCCCTCTGTGAAATCATGGTGACATGATTGGGGGTGGCATTTTGTTGGGTTCCTGGCAaccatctttctctttcagttcaACTCTGAGGTTTTCCACAAGTAGCACATTCATCATCAGAGACACTTTCATGATGATTAAGCGCTGATATCTCT is part of the Anabas testudineus chromosome 2, fAnaTes1.2, whole genome shotgun sequence genome and harbors:
- the si:ch211-285f17.1 gene encoding sickle tail protein homolog isoform X8; this encodes MSKASRLARPPSAGVGSKLPSPRKECPGTVAAAGRARMLTVGEKLMRAGSDGILNRQKSLTTVVPLDKSQSETQAEVQSPNQSPDEKGQNMEIVLPKSRISPPKASSHQQGTVHKQTKSNLKVTSPEDSEHISRRQASPNGTPASRGDAKGSRTVPRRHTLGGARSSREILAMQPSDMDKKREAFLEHLKQKYPHHASAIMGHQERLREQSRSPKHGPSPQPAVGDQVDHLSLASLESLDAMSEADAPTAFTRGSRVRASLPVVRSANQTKDRSLGVLYLQYGDETKQIRMPNEITSIDTVRALFVSAFPQQLTMKMLESPSVAVYVKDDMRNMYYELTDVRNITDHSCLKVYHKDPAQAFSHGPRPANGDARMHNEMVHAGREGQHPLRQPPMVPPAHHPMQGALSPTPHSMPPSPSRIPFGSRQGSIPGSATMPRDRIANANPSVRSISPCPSAILERRDVKPDEDMGGKSHTLARGNEGLYADPYMLQEGRMSVSTAHGPHPNPGLDGPEHVMGGFHRASIRSTSSYGGPSPTDTIDHPSLYRQKSRNSQLPTLGSKTPPPSPHRVTEVRMIDIHGGPPHGIPPHGVPIERSSPVRQSFRKEEVTGTKARNNMGSPVISDLPGNLQGPNPPTSDQTRERMKAMEQQIASLTGLVQHALLKGPNTSGTKEPLSERPPKTSSPAHSANSSGGSPVLAPKSSATPSDKGTVPLKLNLLQFRKNVSDLRMQLHQMRQLQLQNQEALRFQLKRAEQEISVKLAEAMRRLEDPVQRQRTLVEEDRHKYLGLEEHVLTQLSELELFVASLQKDSAATHRVVTLKDVEEGAVTLRKVGESLAGLKGEFPALQTRMRAVLRVEVEAVKFLKEEPHKLDSMLKRVKSLTDTLSSLRRCATEGPQKGPDPSANVSVENSAPAEVPAEVPSAIVQPGSTSAPLEPQNSTIRSEVMPSSPVVIHHVQSSPVHMHQSQQSAALTAQPSPPLTPSPTQVSNPNPCKSRGRESPKGGASESQSPTFHKKAQGNNVNGTTSTDLVIEELQSSQDKSKNRAMFIEAAEKEWEERRQNMSHYDGKEFEKILLEAQANMMKGIPSIEAEESPALPLAATGEQAHIQNLVDSPSTEEPQSERHSDKPAKKGAEKLPKTMMEKQAKPVLEKLSKTATKPAPLDSFTKQGFEKSNKSPPPPPPRKTYSSLSSGLTTTRSGEVVYTSRKDSVSAQEGEEEVLPPTPQPKPAKVPPETKPKPATPPPVTASVTNEEEDEGDKIMAELQQSSEPSQEDKDPDTDENGNTTMRQSQGVIYYVTGQIHKDHPSLSGTEESTEHREPTQTSTQVSNVNVNDSSPSQENQQQPKPTSPNSPPPITPPPISPKPVGLNGIKLPKKHIKRSESLKTSAEMEKGKILNKINTEKKSKIIQEHVSSRKNKIHEPTVTTITSKPKGSVAPPKKASREDSDPYKAFSNESDEGASLSPDLPGEEAPPPPDNIAFMITNTKVQALSCGEYQELVNAKKGSVQTVTVGGATNRGNVTADSTAPQDNGFTKKPVIIIFDEPMDIRSAYKRLSTIFECEEELDRMLAEERIEEESEESDTERSGGLQVKAGETEMTDGTKVSSSKSSADLVSLSSSSSSSISEITDGGINLESNGDAKQDGKKKFKFKFPKKQLAALTQAIRTGTKSGKKTLQVVVYEDEEESDGTVRQHKEAKRFEITRSKSLAETSKAAGSAMLKRQNSDSSCRTDEIRKSTYKTLDSLEQTIKQLENTISEMGPCSPEEQVSTEEAKATNRKTSEGVGLKRSSSLPASRGLGPTVPSKNSLQKKSKPQLLPRPVVIPTTNTTTTSTTVPSAPSIIQQIPLQNTSVASPTSRMPVPLSVKSRQSPGTTDKAGKQQKLQDAQRQFRQANGSAKRVGGDHKTTSPTIHTSKIPAFNPSSTKGSSQSAQNSDATNPINPSSCSSVTKSSILSSHTPRSSSLPSSHIPSLCNGSLKLHPTSSQHTGKALLFSSQTQNGRVHSSSSSFSSSSSSSSSPSPSPLSPTPLGPGGKSIRTIHTPSFTSYRSHNGSSGKSCIPTATAAKDTT